A stretch of Pomacea canaliculata isolate SZHN2017 linkage group LG6, ASM307304v1, whole genome shotgun sequence DNA encodes these proteins:
- the LOC112565853 gene encoding uncharacterized protein LOC112565853 isoform X9, with the protein MYMDGPDYLVNPEPAPFTPQNFLSSTVLKRIPYSKRHQDMFGGSENNGTNQRGVILHTDRYAKFELPKGFESISLNQRDRLLAEMEYIEYLRGIRRRRELVPHRAELDLFMGGRKIEFEERFDLNREIQKLKSMAMPVKARDLFHGRGIQLPETHMSLKPRPVLDNHLNNGDIDDDVRSSAPSSLLRPPQSLMQDFDMAAFQRGISLSLVGMPQIRTAPRSHRFGPLPSIRNRTGIALEERRSPILLAKEKRNVTSLQARLSLPRFHHDGTSLSQSQSTIPQPGRSAASWVHEQRKFLMRRQGTNQIETDVTAEDKEHLPPAPPPTAGGTTTAGKKSNPLNPLKRGVELSVPEEQISNLRQTFQRLDTDKDGHLQYDQLRSQLPKEFSKEQEYFVKQVYELTSRDSFFGVDEFLMMSQLTERVAGLIGKAAEAYGSLDFDTLGDFIMKYVDQFQVHDSSQRGHITLGALREVLSQATGKIMDDGSPDWEKVMDSISLDYGTQVNKIDYLAHIPLFITMEGGQKQ; encoded by the exons ATGTACATGGATGGACCAGACTACCTTGTGAATCCCGAACCTGCCCCCTTCACACCACAGAACTTCCT GTCATCTACAGTATTAAAACGAATTCCTTATTCCAAACGACACCAAGACATGTTTGGTGGCAGTGAGAATAATGGTACTAACCAGAGGGGAGTCATACTTCACACAGATCGTTATGCAAAG tttgaattACCGAAGGGATTTGAAAG TATCAGTTTAAACCAGAGGGATCGCCTGCTGGCAGAAATGGAGTACATAGAATATTTACGTGGCATCAGGCGAAGGCGAGAGTTGGTACCACATCGAGCAGAACTGGACTTGTTTATGGGTGGAAGAAAAATAGAATTTGAGGAAAGATTTGATCTGAATCGTGAAATCCAGAAGTTGAAGTCTATGGCAATGCCTGTAAAAGCGAGAGATCTGTTCCATGGCCGAGGCATACAGCTACCAGA AACTCACATGTCCCTGAAACCACGGCCTGTGCTTGATAATCACCTGAACAACGGTGACATTGATGACGATG tcagGTCATCCGCACCCAGCAGTCTTCTTCGCCCACCACAGTCTTTAATGCAGGACTTTGACATGGCTGCATTTCAGCGAGGGATATCTTTGTCACTTGTTGGAATGCCACAAATTCGAACAGCACCACGTAGCCACCGTTTTGGACCACTTCCTAGCATCAGGAACAGAACTGGTATAG CCCTTGAAGAAAGGCGATCTCCAATACTGCTGGCAAAAGAAAAGCGAAATGTCACCAGCCTTCAAGCACGACTTTCTCTTCCTA gatTCCATCATGATGGAACTAGTCTGTCACAGTCACAGAGTACTATTCCTCAGCCTGGCCGCAGTGCTGCTTCTTGGGTCCATGAACAAAGAAAGTTCTTAAT GCGGCGACAGGGCACCAATCAGATAGAGACAGATGTCACTGCTGAAGATAAAGAGCATTTGCCACCAGCCCCACCTCCTACAGCAGGTGGAACCACAACTGCTGGAAAGAAGTCAAATCCCCTCAACCCCCTCAAG CGAGGAGTGGAGCTCAGTGTACCTGAAGAGCAAATTTCAAACCTGCGACAAACATTCCAGCGTCTTGACACGGACAAGGATGG ACATTTACAGTATGACCAGCTCCGATCACAGCTGCCAAAAGAATTTTCTAAGGAACAGGAGTACTTTGTCAAACAG GTTTATGAACTCACAAGTCGTGACAGTTTCTTTGGTGTGGATGAGTTCTTGATGATGTCTCAGCTTACAGAGAGAGTTGCTGGCCTAAT TGGAAAAGCTGCAGAAGCATACGGGAGTCTAGACTTTGATACTCTGGGTGACTTCATTATGAAATATGTG GACCAGTTTCAAGTGCATGACAGCAGTCAAAGGGGTCATATAACACTGGGAGCATTGAGAGAAGTGCTGTCACAGGCTACTGGCAAAATCATGGATGATGGGTCACCAGACTGGGAGAAAGTGATGGATTCCATCAGCTTG GATTATGGcacacaggtaaacaagatTGACTACCTGGCACACATTCCTCTCTTTATTACAATGGAAGGTGGCCAGAAACAGTAG
- the LOC112565853 gene encoding uncharacterized protein LOC112565853 isoform X6: MKAGTVNKIGQHGRNMYMDGPDYLVNPEPAPFTPQNFLHYHGLLPFPRSSTVLKRIPYSKRHQDMFGGSENNGTNQRGVILHTDRYAKFELPKGFESISLNQRDRLLAEMEYIEYLRGIRRRRELVPHRAELDLFMGGRKIEFEERFDLNREIQKLKSMAMPVKARDLFHGRGIQLPETHMSLKPRPVLDNHLNNGDIDDDVRSSAPSSLLRPPQSLMQDFDMAAFQRGISLSLVGMPQIRTAPRSHRFGPLPSIRNRTGIALEERRSPILLAKEKRNVTSLQARLSLPRFHHDGTSLSQSQSTIPQPGRSAASWVHEQRKFLMRRQGTNQIETDVTAEDKEHLPPAPPPTAGGTTTAGKKSNPLNPLKRGVELSVPEEQISNLRQTFQRLDTDKDGHLQYDQLRSQLPKEFSKEQEYFVKQVYELTSRDSFFGVDEFLMMSQLTERVAGLIGKAAEAYGSLDFDTLGDFIMKYVDQFQVHDSSQRGHITLGALREVLSQATGKIMDDGSPDWEKVMDSISLDYGTQVNKIDYLAHIPLFITMEGGQKQ; the protein is encoded by the exons ATGAAAGCAGGAact GTGAACAAAATTGGCCAACATGGAAGAAACATGTACATGGATGGACCAGACTACCTTGTGAATCCCGAACCTGCCCCCTTCACACCACAGAACTTCCT ACACTACCATGGCCTTCTTCCTTTTCCAAG GTCATCTACAGTATTAAAACGAATTCCTTATTCCAAACGACACCAAGACATGTTTGGTGGCAGTGAGAATAATGGTACTAACCAGAGGGGAGTCATACTTCACACAGATCGTTATGCAAAG tttgaattACCGAAGGGATTTGAAAG TATCAGTTTAAACCAGAGGGATCGCCTGCTGGCAGAAATGGAGTACATAGAATATTTACGTGGCATCAGGCGAAGGCGAGAGTTGGTACCACATCGAGCAGAACTGGACTTGTTTATGGGTGGAAGAAAAATAGAATTTGAGGAAAGATTTGATCTGAATCGTGAAATCCAGAAGTTGAAGTCTATGGCAATGCCTGTAAAAGCGAGAGATCTGTTCCATGGCCGAGGCATACAGCTACCAGA AACTCACATGTCCCTGAAACCACGGCCTGTGCTTGATAATCACCTGAACAACGGTGACATTGATGACGATG tcagGTCATCCGCACCCAGCAGTCTTCTTCGCCCACCACAGTCTTTAATGCAGGACTTTGACATGGCTGCATTTCAGCGAGGGATATCTTTGTCACTTGTTGGAATGCCACAAATTCGAACAGCACCACGTAGCCACCGTTTTGGACCACTTCCTAGCATCAGGAACAGAACTGGTATAG CCCTTGAAGAAAGGCGATCTCCAATACTGCTGGCAAAAGAAAAGCGAAATGTCACCAGCCTTCAAGCACGACTTTCTCTTCCTA gatTCCATCATGATGGAACTAGTCTGTCACAGTCACAGAGTACTATTCCTCAGCCTGGCCGCAGTGCTGCTTCTTGGGTCCATGAACAAAGAAAGTTCTTAAT GCGGCGACAGGGCACCAATCAGATAGAGACAGATGTCACTGCTGAAGATAAAGAGCATTTGCCACCAGCCCCACCTCCTACAGCAGGTGGAACCACAACTGCTGGAAAGAAGTCAAATCCCCTCAACCCCCTCAAG CGAGGAGTGGAGCTCAGTGTACCTGAAGAGCAAATTTCAAACCTGCGACAAACATTCCAGCGTCTTGACACGGACAAGGATGG ACATTTACAGTATGACCAGCTCCGATCACAGCTGCCAAAAGAATTTTCTAAGGAACAGGAGTACTTTGTCAAACAG GTTTATGAACTCACAAGTCGTGACAGTTTCTTTGGTGTGGATGAGTTCTTGATGATGTCTCAGCTTACAGAGAGAGTTGCTGGCCTAAT TGGAAAAGCTGCAGAAGCATACGGGAGTCTAGACTTTGATACTCTGGGTGACTTCATTATGAAATATGTG GACCAGTTTCAAGTGCATGACAGCAGTCAAAGGGGTCATATAACACTGGGAGCATTGAGAGAAGTGCTGTCACAGGCTACTGGCAAAATCATGGATGATGGGTCACCAGACTGGGAGAAAGTGATGGATTCCATCAGCTTG GATTATGGcacacaggtaaacaagatTGACTACCTGGCACACATTCCTCTCTTTATTACAATGGAAGGTGGCCAGAAACAGTAG
- the LOC112565853 gene encoding uncharacterized protein LOC112565853 isoform X4 has product MFCVTLPHRRQRRRHRHRHHRRGLRPEEYEDLAAGDGLEGSSLLSSSLSSSLFQNSTKVRSVVVNSGDQRPNEGAMPAISSFVLEGSKLETKVNKIGQHGRNMYMDGPDYLVNPEPAPFTPQNFLHYHGLLPFPRSSTVLKRIPYSKRHQDMFGGSENNGTNQRGVILHTDRYAKFELPKGFESISLNQRDRLLAEMEYIEYLRGIRRRRELVPHRAELDLFMGGRKIEFEERFDLNREIQKLKSMAMPVKARDLFHGRGIQLPETHMSLKPRPVLDNHLNNGDIDDDVRSSAPSSLLRPPQSLMQDFDMAAFQRGISLSLVGMPQIRTAPRSHRFGPLPSIRNRTGIALEERRSPILLAKEKRNVTSLQARLSLPRFHHDGTSLSQSQSTIPQPGRSAASWVHEQRKFLMRRQGTNQIETDVTAEDKEHLPPAPPPTAGGTTTAGKKSNPLNPLKRGVELSVPEEQISNLRQTFQRLDTDKDGHLQYDQLRSQLPKEFSKEQEYFVKQVYELTSRDSFFGVDEFLMMSQLTERVAGLIGKAAEAYGSLDFDTLGDFIMKYVDQFQVHDSSQRGHITLGALREVLSQATGKIMDDGSPDWEKVMDSISLDYGTQVNKIDYLAHIPLFITMEGGQKQ; this is encoded by the exons atgttttgtgtCACCCTACCGCACCGACGACAGCGCCGCCGCCACCGCCACCGACACCACCGTCGCGGTCTAAGGCCAGAAGAATACGAGGACCTAGCAGCTGGCGACGGTCTTGAAGGCTCGTCGTTGttgtcatcgtcgttgtcgtcgtcgctaTTCCAGAACTCGACCAAAGTGCGCTCTGTAGTAGTAAACTCTGGTGACCAACGGCCGAATGAAGGAGCTATGCCAGCCATTTCCAGCTTTGTCCTGGAAGGTTCAAAACTAGAGACCAAG GTGAACAAAATTGGCCAACATGGAAGAAACATGTACATGGATGGACCAGACTACCTTGTGAATCCCGAACCTGCCCCCTTCACACCACAGAACTTCCT ACACTACCATGGCCTTCTTCCTTTTCCAAG GTCATCTACAGTATTAAAACGAATTCCTTATTCCAAACGACACCAAGACATGTTTGGTGGCAGTGAGAATAATGGTACTAACCAGAGGGGAGTCATACTTCACACAGATCGTTATGCAAAG tttgaattACCGAAGGGATTTGAAAG TATCAGTTTAAACCAGAGGGATCGCCTGCTGGCAGAAATGGAGTACATAGAATATTTACGTGGCATCAGGCGAAGGCGAGAGTTGGTACCACATCGAGCAGAACTGGACTTGTTTATGGGTGGAAGAAAAATAGAATTTGAGGAAAGATTTGATCTGAATCGTGAAATCCAGAAGTTGAAGTCTATGGCAATGCCTGTAAAAGCGAGAGATCTGTTCCATGGCCGAGGCATACAGCTACCAGA AACTCACATGTCCCTGAAACCACGGCCTGTGCTTGATAATCACCTGAACAACGGTGACATTGATGACGATG tcagGTCATCCGCACCCAGCAGTCTTCTTCGCCCACCACAGTCTTTAATGCAGGACTTTGACATGGCTGCATTTCAGCGAGGGATATCTTTGTCACTTGTTGGAATGCCACAAATTCGAACAGCACCACGTAGCCACCGTTTTGGACCACTTCCTAGCATCAGGAACAGAACTGGTATAG CCCTTGAAGAAAGGCGATCTCCAATACTGCTGGCAAAAGAAAAGCGAAATGTCACCAGCCTTCAAGCACGACTTTCTCTTCCTA gatTCCATCATGATGGAACTAGTCTGTCACAGTCACAGAGTACTATTCCTCAGCCTGGCCGCAGTGCTGCTTCTTGGGTCCATGAACAAAGAAAGTTCTTAAT GCGGCGACAGGGCACCAATCAGATAGAGACAGATGTCACTGCTGAAGATAAAGAGCATTTGCCACCAGCCCCACCTCCTACAGCAGGTGGAACCACAACTGCTGGAAAGAAGTCAAATCCCCTCAACCCCCTCAAG CGAGGAGTGGAGCTCAGTGTACCTGAAGAGCAAATTTCAAACCTGCGACAAACATTCCAGCGTCTTGACACGGACAAGGATGG ACATTTACAGTATGACCAGCTCCGATCACAGCTGCCAAAAGAATTTTCTAAGGAACAGGAGTACTTTGTCAAACAG GTTTATGAACTCACAAGTCGTGACAGTTTCTTTGGTGTGGATGAGTTCTTGATGATGTCTCAGCTTACAGAGAGAGTTGCTGGCCTAAT TGGAAAAGCTGCAGAAGCATACGGGAGTCTAGACTTTGATACTCTGGGTGACTTCATTATGAAATATGTG GACCAGTTTCAAGTGCATGACAGCAGTCAAAGGGGTCATATAACACTGGGAGCATTGAGAGAAGTGCTGTCACAGGCTACTGGCAAAATCATGGATGATGGGTCACCAGACTGGGAGAAAGTGATGGATTCCATCAGCTTG GATTATGGcacacaggtaaacaagatTGACTACCTGGCACACATTCCTCTCTTTATTACAATGGAAGGTGGCCAGAAACAGTAG
- the LOC112565853 gene encoding uncharacterized protein LOC112565853 isoform X2, with protein MEVVNLPSDKDSSGNVTKNLLQGRQLPTVLMDTHPDASSYSCFRPPQPRHSLKYSNLKETDSTDHVSGILFSPLANDPSCQLVDDKLPDNNRSKSRSQKIKRHPSSILQLSSSSPAVTSHTSEQTYHGHTFKVNKIGQHGRNMYMDGPDYLVNPEPAPFTPQNFLSSTVLKRIPYSKRHQDMFGGSENNGTNQRGVILHTDRYAKFELPKGFESISLNQRDRLLAEMEYIEYLRGIRRRRELVPHRAELDLFMGGRKIEFEERFDLNREIQKLKSMAMPVKARDLFHGRGIQLPETHMSLKPRPVLDNHLNNGDIDDDVRSSAPSSLLRPPQSLMQDFDMAAFQRGISLSLVGMPQIRTAPRSHRFGPLPSIRNRTGIALEERRSPILLAKEKRNVTSLQARLSLPRFHHDGTSLSQSQSTIPQPGRSAASWVHEQRKFLMRRQGTNQIETDVTAEDKEHLPPAPPPTAGGTTTAGKKSNPLNPLKRGVELSVPEEQISNLRQTFQRLDTDKDGHLQYDQLRSQLPKEFSKEQEYFVKQVYELTSRDSFFGVDEFLMMSQLTERVAGLIGKAAEAYGSLDFDTLGDFIMKYVDQFQVHDSSQRGHITLGALREVLSQATGKIMDDGSPDWEKVMDSISLDYGTQVNKIDYLAHIPLFITMEGGQKQ; from the exons ATGGAAGTGGTGAACCTACCTTCAGACAAAGATTCATCAGGAAATGTCACCAAAAACCTGCTACAGGGAAGACAACTTCCAACAGTGCTTATGGACACCCATCCAGATGCAAGCAGCTATTCCTGTTTTCGACCTCCTCAACCTCGCCATTCACTGAAATATTCCAACCTGAAGGAGACAGATTCAACAGACCATGTGAGTGGCATACTGTTCAGTCCCCTGGCAAATGATCCATCCTGTCAACTAGTGGATGATAAACTACCAGATAATAACAGGTCAAAGAGCagatcacagaaaataaagaggCATCCATCTTCCATCCTTCAGTTGTCCAGCTCAAGCCCTGCCGTCACTTCTCATACCAGTGAACAAACTTATCATGGACACACTTTCAAG GTGAACAAAATTGGCCAACATGGAAGAAACATGTACATGGATGGACCAGACTACCTTGTGAATCCCGAACCTGCCCCCTTCACACCACAGAACTTCCT GTCATCTACAGTATTAAAACGAATTCCTTATTCCAAACGACACCAAGACATGTTTGGTGGCAGTGAGAATAATGGTACTAACCAGAGGGGAGTCATACTTCACACAGATCGTTATGCAAAG tttgaattACCGAAGGGATTTGAAAG TATCAGTTTAAACCAGAGGGATCGCCTGCTGGCAGAAATGGAGTACATAGAATATTTACGTGGCATCAGGCGAAGGCGAGAGTTGGTACCACATCGAGCAGAACTGGACTTGTTTATGGGTGGAAGAAAAATAGAATTTGAGGAAAGATTTGATCTGAATCGTGAAATCCAGAAGTTGAAGTCTATGGCAATGCCTGTAAAAGCGAGAGATCTGTTCCATGGCCGAGGCATACAGCTACCAGA AACTCACATGTCCCTGAAACCACGGCCTGTGCTTGATAATCACCTGAACAACGGTGACATTGATGACGATG tcagGTCATCCGCACCCAGCAGTCTTCTTCGCCCACCACAGTCTTTAATGCAGGACTTTGACATGGCTGCATTTCAGCGAGGGATATCTTTGTCACTTGTTGGAATGCCACAAATTCGAACAGCACCACGTAGCCACCGTTTTGGACCACTTCCTAGCATCAGGAACAGAACTGGTATAG CCCTTGAAGAAAGGCGATCTCCAATACTGCTGGCAAAAGAAAAGCGAAATGTCACCAGCCTTCAAGCACGACTTTCTCTTCCTA gatTCCATCATGATGGAACTAGTCTGTCACAGTCACAGAGTACTATTCCTCAGCCTGGCCGCAGTGCTGCTTCTTGGGTCCATGAACAAAGAAAGTTCTTAAT GCGGCGACAGGGCACCAATCAGATAGAGACAGATGTCACTGCTGAAGATAAAGAGCATTTGCCACCAGCCCCACCTCCTACAGCAGGTGGAACCACAACTGCTGGAAAGAAGTCAAATCCCCTCAACCCCCTCAAG CGAGGAGTGGAGCTCAGTGTACCTGAAGAGCAAATTTCAAACCTGCGACAAACATTCCAGCGTCTTGACACGGACAAGGATGG ACATTTACAGTATGACCAGCTCCGATCACAGCTGCCAAAAGAATTTTCTAAGGAACAGGAGTACTTTGTCAAACAG GTTTATGAACTCACAAGTCGTGACAGTTTCTTTGGTGTGGATGAGTTCTTGATGATGTCTCAGCTTACAGAGAGAGTTGCTGGCCTAAT TGGAAAAGCTGCAGAAGCATACGGGAGTCTAGACTTTGATACTCTGGGTGACTTCATTATGAAATATGTG GACCAGTTTCAAGTGCATGACAGCAGTCAAAGGGGTCATATAACACTGGGAGCATTGAGAGAAGTGCTGTCACAGGCTACTGGCAAAATCATGGATGATGGGTCACCAGACTGGGAGAAAGTGATGGATTCCATCAGCTTG GATTATGGcacacaggtaaacaagatTGACTACCTGGCACACATTCCTCTCTTTATTACAATGGAAGGTGGCCAGAAACAGTAG
- the LOC112565853 gene encoding uncharacterized protein LOC112565853 isoform X8, with product MYMDGPDYLVNPEPAPFTPQNFLHYHGLLPFPRSSTVLKRIPYSKRHQDMFGGSENNGTNQRGVILHTDRYAKFELPKGFESISLNQRDRLLAEMEYIEYLRGIRRRRELVPHRAELDLFMGGRKIEFEERFDLNREIQKLKSMAMPVKARDLFHGRGIQLPETHMSLKPRPVLDNHLNNGDIDDDVRSSAPSSLLRPPQSLMQDFDMAAFQRGISLSLVGMPQIRTAPRSHRFGPLPSIRNRTGIALEERRSPILLAKEKRNVTSLQARLSLPRFHHDGTSLSQSQSTIPQPGRSAASWVHEQRKFLMRRQGTNQIETDVTAEDKEHLPPAPPPTAGGTTTAGKKSNPLNPLKRGVELSVPEEQISNLRQTFQRLDTDKDGHLQYDQLRSQLPKEFSKEQEYFVKQVYELTSRDSFFGVDEFLMMSQLTERVAGLIGKAAEAYGSLDFDTLGDFIMKYVDQFQVHDSSQRGHITLGALREVLSQATGKIMDDGSPDWEKVMDSISLDYGTQVNKIDYLAHIPLFITMEGGQKQ from the exons ATGTACATGGATGGACCAGACTACCTTGTGAATCCCGAACCTGCCCCCTTCACACCACAGAACTTCCT ACACTACCATGGCCTTCTTCCTTTTCCAAG GTCATCTACAGTATTAAAACGAATTCCTTATTCCAAACGACACCAAGACATGTTTGGTGGCAGTGAGAATAATGGTACTAACCAGAGGGGAGTCATACTTCACACAGATCGTTATGCAAAG tttgaattACCGAAGGGATTTGAAAG TATCAGTTTAAACCAGAGGGATCGCCTGCTGGCAGAAATGGAGTACATAGAATATTTACGTGGCATCAGGCGAAGGCGAGAGTTGGTACCACATCGAGCAGAACTGGACTTGTTTATGGGTGGAAGAAAAATAGAATTTGAGGAAAGATTTGATCTGAATCGTGAAATCCAGAAGTTGAAGTCTATGGCAATGCCTGTAAAAGCGAGAGATCTGTTCCATGGCCGAGGCATACAGCTACCAGA AACTCACATGTCCCTGAAACCACGGCCTGTGCTTGATAATCACCTGAACAACGGTGACATTGATGACGATG tcagGTCATCCGCACCCAGCAGTCTTCTTCGCCCACCACAGTCTTTAATGCAGGACTTTGACATGGCTGCATTTCAGCGAGGGATATCTTTGTCACTTGTTGGAATGCCACAAATTCGAACAGCACCACGTAGCCACCGTTTTGGACCACTTCCTAGCATCAGGAACAGAACTGGTATAG CCCTTGAAGAAAGGCGATCTCCAATACTGCTGGCAAAAGAAAAGCGAAATGTCACCAGCCTTCAAGCACGACTTTCTCTTCCTA gatTCCATCATGATGGAACTAGTCTGTCACAGTCACAGAGTACTATTCCTCAGCCTGGCCGCAGTGCTGCTTCTTGGGTCCATGAACAAAGAAAGTTCTTAAT GCGGCGACAGGGCACCAATCAGATAGAGACAGATGTCACTGCTGAAGATAAAGAGCATTTGCCACCAGCCCCACCTCCTACAGCAGGTGGAACCACAACTGCTGGAAAGAAGTCAAATCCCCTCAACCCCCTCAAG CGAGGAGTGGAGCTCAGTGTACCTGAAGAGCAAATTTCAAACCTGCGACAAACATTCCAGCGTCTTGACACGGACAAGGATGG ACATTTACAGTATGACCAGCTCCGATCACAGCTGCCAAAAGAATTTTCTAAGGAACAGGAGTACTTTGTCAAACAG GTTTATGAACTCACAAGTCGTGACAGTTTCTTTGGTGTGGATGAGTTCTTGATGATGTCTCAGCTTACAGAGAGAGTTGCTGGCCTAAT TGGAAAAGCTGCAGAAGCATACGGGAGTCTAGACTTTGATACTCTGGGTGACTTCATTATGAAATATGTG GACCAGTTTCAAGTGCATGACAGCAGTCAAAGGGGTCATATAACACTGGGAGCATTGAGAGAAGTGCTGTCACAGGCTACTGGCAAAATCATGGATGATGGGTCACCAGACTGGGAGAAAGTGATGGATTCCATCAGCTTG GATTATGGcacacaggtaaacaagatTGACTACCTGGCACACATTCCTCTCTTTATTACAATGGAAGGTGGCCAGAAACAGTAG
- the LOC112565853 gene encoding uncharacterized protein LOC112565853 isoform X1, with translation MEVVNLPSDKDSSGNVTKNLLQGRQLPTVLMDTHPDASSYSCFRPPQPRHSLKYSNLKETDSTDHVSGILFSPLANDPSCQLVDDKLPDNNRSKSRSQKIKRHPSSILQLSSSSPAVTSHTSEQTYHGHTFKVNKIGQHGRNMYMDGPDYLVNPEPAPFTPQNFLHYHGLLPFPRSSTVLKRIPYSKRHQDMFGGSENNGTNQRGVILHTDRYAKFELPKGFESISLNQRDRLLAEMEYIEYLRGIRRRRELVPHRAELDLFMGGRKIEFEERFDLNREIQKLKSMAMPVKARDLFHGRGIQLPETHMSLKPRPVLDNHLNNGDIDDDVRSSAPSSLLRPPQSLMQDFDMAAFQRGISLSLVGMPQIRTAPRSHRFGPLPSIRNRTGIALEERRSPILLAKEKRNVTSLQARLSLPRFHHDGTSLSQSQSTIPQPGRSAASWVHEQRKFLMRRQGTNQIETDVTAEDKEHLPPAPPPTAGGTTTAGKKSNPLNPLKRGVELSVPEEQISNLRQTFQRLDTDKDGHLQYDQLRSQLPKEFSKEQEYFVKQVYELTSRDSFFGVDEFLMMSQLTERVAGLIGKAAEAYGSLDFDTLGDFIMKYVDQFQVHDSSQRGHITLGALREVLSQATGKIMDDGSPDWEKVMDSISLDYGTQVNKIDYLAHIPLFITMEGGQKQ, from the exons ATGGAAGTGGTGAACCTACCTTCAGACAAAGATTCATCAGGAAATGTCACCAAAAACCTGCTACAGGGAAGACAACTTCCAACAGTGCTTATGGACACCCATCCAGATGCAAGCAGCTATTCCTGTTTTCGACCTCCTCAACCTCGCCATTCACTGAAATATTCCAACCTGAAGGAGACAGATTCAACAGACCATGTGAGTGGCATACTGTTCAGTCCCCTGGCAAATGATCCATCCTGTCAACTAGTGGATGATAAACTACCAGATAATAACAGGTCAAAGAGCagatcacagaaaataaagaggCATCCATCTTCCATCCTTCAGTTGTCCAGCTCAAGCCCTGCCGTCACTTCTCATACCAGTGAACAAACTTATCATGGACACACTTTCAAG GTGAACAAAATTGGCCAACATGGAAGAAACATGTACATGGATGGACCAGACTACCTTGTGAATCCCGAACCTGCCCCCTTCACACCACAGAACTTCCT ACACTACCATGGCCTTCTTCCTTTTCCAAG GTCATCTACAGTATTAAAACGAATTCCTTATTCCAAACGACACCAAGACATGTTTGGTGGCAGTGAGAATAATGGTACTAACCAGAGGGGAGTCATACTTCACACAGATCGTTATGCAAAG tttgaattACCGAAGGGATTTGAAAG TATCAGTTTAAACCAGAGGGATCGCCTGCTGGCAGAAATGGAGTACATAGAATATTTACGTGGCATCAGGCGAAGGCGAGAGTTGGTACCACATCGAGCAGAACTGGACTTGTTTATGGGTGGAAGAAAAATAGAATTTGAGGAAAGATTTGATCTGAATCGTGAAATCCAGAAGTTGAAGTCTATGGCAATGCCTGTAAAAGCGAGAGATCTGTTCCATGGCCGAGGCATACAGCTACCAGA AACTCACATGTCCCTGAAACCACGGCCTGTGCTTGATAATCACCTGAACAACGGTGACATTGATGACGATG tcagGTCATCCGCACCCAGCAGTCTTCTTCGCCCACCACAGTCTTTAATGCAGGACTTTGACATGGCTGCATTTCAGCGAGGGATATCTTTGTCACTTGTTGGAATGCCACAAATTCGAACAGCACCACGTAGCCACCGTTTTGGACCACTTCCTAGCATCAGGAACAGAACTGGTATAG CCCTTGAAGAAAGGCGATCTCCAATACTGCTGGCAAAAGAAAAGCGAAATGTCACCAGCCTTCAAGCACGACTTTCTCTTCCTA gatTCCATCATGATGGAACTAGTCTGTCACAGTCACAGAGTACTATTCCTCAGCCTGGCCGCAGTGCTGCTTCTTGGGTCCATGAACAAAGAAAGTTCTTAAT GCGGCGACAGGGCACCAATCAGATAGAGACAGATGTCACTGCTGAAGATAAAGAGCATTTGCCACCAGCCCCACCTCCTACAGCAGGTGGAACCACAACTGCTGGAAAGAAGTCAAATCCCCTCAACCCCCTCAAG CGAGGAGTGGAGCTCAGTGTACCTGAAGAGCAAATTTCAAACCTGCGACAAACATTCCAGCGTCTTGACACGGACAAGGATGG ACATTTACAGTATGACCAGCTCCGATCACAGCTGCCAAAAGAATTTTCTAAGGAACAGGAGTACTTTGTCAAACAG GTTTATGAACTCACAAGTCGTGACAGTTTCTTTGGTGTGGATGAGTTCTTGATGATGTCTCAGCTTACAGAGAGAGTTGCTGGCCTAAT TGGAAAAGCTGCAGAAGCATACGGGAGTCTAGACTTTGATACTCTGGGTGACTTCATTATGAAATATGTG GACCAGTTTCAAGTGCATGACAGCAGTCAAAGGGGTCATATAACACTGGGAGCATTGAGAGAAGTGCTGTCACAGGCTACTGGCAAAATCATGGATGATGGGTCACCAGACTGGGAGAAAGTGATGGATTCCATCAGCTTG GATTATGGcacacaggtaaacaagatTGACTACCTGGCACACATTCCTCTCTTTATTACAATGGAAGGTGGCCAGAAACAGTAG